A region of Lichenibacterium dinghuense DNA encodes the following proteins:
- the lptA gene encoding lipopolysaccharide transport periplasmic protein LptA — translation MIRHATHRALLLSAAALLATPAVAQAAKKLKSPTAIPFVDDAAKKPAPADAAPKKAAGVPLLPGSGSKEPVNISADKLDFLNKENRLIYSGNVVVVQGDSTMKASKLNIDLQRDAAGGATAPATPTDGAAPAAGNSSVRHMEADGPVTLISKDQVGTGNHATYDKAENKVYLNGNVTLSQGTNVTQGDRLIYDMTSGQAQVFSGQTNGGRVSSVFTPGSGGPPGAAGAPAPKSKPRPAKGGGEAAARDAEATQ, via the coding sequence GTGATCCGCCACGCCACGCATCGCGCGCTGCTCCTGTCCGCCGCGGCGCTGCTCGCCACGCCCGCGGTCGCGCAGGCCGCGAAGAAGCTGAAGAGCCCGACGGCCATCCCCTTCGTCGACGACGCGGCCAAGAAGCCGGCGCCCGCCGACGCGGCGCCCAAGAAGGCCGCGGGCGTGCCGCTGCTGCCCGGCAGCGGCTCCAAGGAGCCCGTCAACATCTCCGCCGACAAGCTCGACTTCCTCAACAAGGAGAACAGGCTGATTTACAGCGGCAACGTCGTCGTGGTGCAGGGCGACTCCACCATGAAGGCGTCGAAGCTCAACATCGACCTGCAGAGGGACGCGGCCGGCGGCGCCACCGCGCCGGCGACGCCGACCGACGGCGCCGCTCCGGCGGCGGGGAACAGCTCCGTGCGCCACATGGAGGCGGACGGCCCCGTGACGCTGATCTCCAAGGACCAGGTCGGCACCGGCAATCACGCCACCTACGACAAGGCCGAGAACAAGGTCTACCTCAACGGAAACGTGACGCTGAGCCAGGGCACCAACGTCACCCAGGGCGACCGGCTGATCTACGACATGACGTCCGGCCAGGCGCAGGTCTTCTCCGGCCAGACCAACGGCGGCCGCGTGTCGAGCGTCTTCACGCCTGGCAGCGGCGGCCCGCCCGGCGCCGCGGGCGCCCCCGCGCCGAAGTCGAAGCCGCGCCCGGCCAAGGGCGGCGGCGAGGCTGCGGCCCGCGACGCGGAGGCGACGCAGTGA
- the lptC gene encoding LPS export ABC transporter periplasmic protein LptC translates to MTDIATAPGRPPRPEMRAAAQPPDAAGQRRDAFRAAGRHTARVRLLRRLVLSGAVLGSVAVIAFAFFNPFRAVIPGVSVDGVGLSGSKVTMEHPKLTGFRSDGRPYDLVASSAVQDAKTPSQLELHDIDAHVTMADRSVVHIVSAAGLYDSSKETMQLKSAIRLTSDKGLDAHMQSAFIEFKTGLVDTREPLTVVNGTGTVTADSMHMTDNGAHVVFEGHVHTTVLPASAAATTTASLKGTGQ, encoded by the coding sequence ATGACCGACATCGCCACTGCCCCCGGACGACCGCCCCGGCCTGAGATGCGGGCCGCGGCCCAGCCGCCCGACGCCGCAGGCCAGCGTCGCGACGCCTTCCGGGCGGCGGGCCGCCACACTGCGCGGGTGCGCCTCCTGCGCCGCCTCGTGCTGTCCGGCGCCGTGCTGGGCTCGGTAGCGGTGATCGCCTTCGCGTTCTTCAACCCGTTCCGCGCCGTGATCCCGGGCGTGTCGGTCGACGGCGTCGGCCTGTCCGGCAGCAAGGTGACGATGGAGCACCCGAAGCTGACCGGCTTCCGCTCGGACGGGCGCCCCTACGACCTCGTGGCGAGTTCCGCCGTGCAGGACGCCAAGACGCCGAGCCAGCTGGAGTTGCACGACATCGACGCCCACGTCACCATGGCGGACCGGAGCGTCGTCCACATCGTGTCCGCGGCGGGCCTCTACGACAGCTCCAAGGAGACGATGCAGCTCAAGAGCGCCATCCGCCTCACGAGCGACAAGGGCCTCGACGCCCACATGCAGAGCGCCTTCATCGAGTTCAAAACGGGCCTCGTCGACACGCGCGAGCCCCTCACCGTGGTCAACGGCACCGGCACGGTGACGGCCGACAGCATGCACATGACCGACAACGGCGCCCACGTGGTGTTCGAGGGCCACGTCCACACCACCGTGCTGCCGGCCTCGGCCGCCGCCACGACGACCGCCAGCCTGAAGGGGACGGGCCAGTGA
- a CDS encoding ribonuclease D, producing the protein MANRLHKGDLPPDYRAGTSVAIDTETLGLKPHRDRLCVVQLSTGDGSADLVQVAKGQTAAPNLQRLLADPAVLKLFHFGRFDIAVMFNAFGTMAENVYCTKIASKLVRTYTDRHGLRELCRELLGVDISKQQQSSDWGADALTDAQVSYAASDVLHLHALKGRLDAMLEREGRAAVAQSCFDFLPTRCRLDLMGWPDSDIFSHE; encoded by the coding sequence ATGGCCAACAGACTGCACAAGGGCGACCTGCCGCCCGACTACCGGGCCGGCACCAGCGTGGCCATCGACACCGAGACGCTGGGCTTGAAGCCGCACCGCGACCGGCTCTGCGTCGTGCAGCTGTCGACCGGCGACGGCTCCGCCGACCTCGTGCAGGTCGCCAAGGGCCAGACCGCGGCGCCGAACCTGCAACGCCTGCTGGCGGACCCGGCCGTGCTGAAGCTGTTCCACTTCGGCCGCTTCGACATCGCCGTGATGTTCAACGCCTTCGGCACGATGGCCGAGAACGTCTACTGCACCAAGATCGCGTCCAAGCTCGTGCGCACCTACACGGACCGGCACGGCCTGCGCGAGCTGTGCCGGGAGCTGCTCGGGGTGGACATCTCGAAGCAGCAGCAGTCCTCCGACTGGGGCGCCGACGCCCTCACCGACGCGCAGGTGAGCTACGCCGCCTCCGACGTGCTGCACCTCCATGCCCTCAAGGGGAGGCTCGACGCCATGCTGGAGCGCGAAGGTCGCGCCGCCGTGGCGCAGAGCTGCTTCGACTTCCTGCCGACGCGCTGCCGCCTCGACCTGATGGGCTGGCCGGACAGCGACATCTTCTCGCACGAGTAG
- a CDS encoding flippase-like domain-containing protein — protein MRLTFVIASAVGVAAAVALVAFYGWQPILEAVRAVGWGVLPVSLVRAGEAAGAAVCWWLLLDRQNSETLRATLLLRWVRESVNALLPVAQVGGEVVGARLLTFWGVPKSLAAASVLVDLLAQTATQFVFTLIGLALLAGVEGGGPIVRWVGLGLAMLGPALAGFFAAQRFGGARLLDRALRHFTDDPQWAAVGGGLEALNERLLRIYRRRWRLAAVFALHFAIWFFGTLEVWTALHFMGQPVHYSTALVIESLGQAVRGAAFVVPGGIGVQEAGFVALCALFGIPAPDAIALSLAKRFPEVVLGLPGLGVWQWLESHRALKGGASLGAHRPSEPSAPAPRRL, from the coding sequence ATGCGCCTGACCTTCGTCATCGCCAGCGCCGTCGGGGTCGCGGCCGCGGTCGCGCTGGTGGCCTTCTACGGCTGGCAGCCGATCCTCGAGGCCGTGCGGGCGGTGGGGTGGGGCGTGCTGCCGGTGTCCTTGGTGCGCGCGGGCGAGGCCGCCGGGGCGGCCGTGTGCTGGTGGCTGCTGCTCGACCGGCAGAATTCCGAGACGCTGCGCGCGACGCTGCTGCTCCGCTGGGTGCGCGAGTCCGTGAACGCCCTGCTGCCCGTGGCGCAGGTCGGCGGCGAGGTCGTGGGCGCGCGCCTCCTCACCTTCTGGGGCGTGCCGAAGAGCCTGGCCGCCGCCTCCGTGCTGGTCGACCTCCTGGCCCAGACCGCGACGCAGTTCGTGTTCACGCTGATCGGCCTCGCCCTGCTGGCCGGTGTCGAGGGCGGCGGGCCCATCGTGCGCTGGGTGGGGCTCGGCCTCGCCATGCTGGGGCCCGCGCTCGCGGGTTTCTTCGCGGCCCAGCGCTTCGGCGGCGCGCGCCTGCTCGACCGCGCGCTGCGCCACTTCACCGACGACCCGCAGTGGGCCGCGGTCGGCGGCGGGCTCGAAGCCCTGAACGAGCGCCTCCTGCGCATCTATCGGCGCCGCTGGCGCCTCGCGGCGGTCTTCGCGCTGCATTTCGCAATCTGGTTCTTCGGCACGCTGGAGGTTTGGACCGCGCTGCACTTCATGGGGCAGCCCGTCCACTACAGCACGGCTCTGGTGATCGAGAGCCTGGGCCAGGCGGTGCGGGGCGCCGCCTTCGTGGTGCCGGGCGGCATCGGCGTGCAGGAGGCCGGCTTCGTGGCGCTCTGCGCGCTGTTCGGCATACCGGCCCCGGATGCCATCGCCCTGTCACTCGCCAAGCGCTTCCCGGAGGTGGTGCTGGGGCTGCCCGGCCTCGGCGTGTGGCAGTGGCTGGAAAGCCACCGGGCGCTGAAGGGCGGCGCGAGCCTCGGCGCGCACCGCCCGTCCGAGCCGAGCGCCCCGGCGCCCCGGCGCCTGTGA
- the hpnI gene encoding bacteriohopanetetrol glucosamine biosynthesis glycosyltransferase HpnI: MTLFLLALAGAGCLYALLAAALVARDLGGARRRPAPPAGGWPGVSLLKPLYGDEPDLDRNLRSACLQDYPGPVEVIFGVAESGDAAVPAAERLRAELPERDIRLVVDGRRHGTNGKVSNLANMLDRARHPVIVFADSDMLVGPDYLSRVVAALEQPGIGAVTCLYRGVAVPGLWSRLGVSWIDHHFLPNVAVGMALGLAKPCFGSTIALTRDTLDRIGGFLALKDRLADDYAVGEAVRALGLGVAVPPDLVLGHTCATASLGALLRQEVRWVRTIRSVDPTGFLGSVVTHPIPLATLALAASCFAPALTGAALAMLGAAVTSRLLLQIIVNRALNTGTNGLIVGPVRDYAAFLVFLLGFWPGSIDWRGHRFALQTDGSMTAPPKAGS; this comes from the coding sequence CTGACGCTCTTCCTGCTCGCCCTGGCCGGGGCCGGATGCCTTTACGCGCTTCTCGCCGCCGCCCTGGTGGCCCGCGACCTCGGCGGAGCGCGCCGGCGCCCCGCACCGCCCGCGGGCGGCTGGCCCGGCGTCAGCCTGCTGAAGCCGCTCTACGGCGACGAGCCGGACCTCGACCGCAACCTGCGCTCCGCCTGCCTTCAGGACTATCCCGGTCCCGTCGAGGTGATCTTCGGCGTCGCGGAGTCGGGGGACGCCGCCGTGCCGGCCGCCGAGCGGCTGCGGGCGGAGCTGCCGGAGCGCGACATCCGCCTCGTGGTCGACGGACGCCGCCACGGCACCAACGGCAAGGTGTCCAACCTCGCCAACATGCTGGACCGCGCGCGCCACCCGGTGATCGTCTTCGCCGACAGCGACATGCTGGTCGGGCCCGACTACCTGTCCCGCGTCGTCGCGGCCCTGGAGCAGCCCGGCATCGGCGCCGTCACCTGCCTGTACCGCGGCGTGGCGGTGCCGGGGCTCTGGTCGCGGCTCGGCGTGAGCTGGATCGACCACCACTTCTTGCCCAACGTCGCGGTCGGCATGGCGCTGGGCCTGGCCAAGCCCTGCTTCGGCTCCACCATCGCGCTCACGCGCGACACGCTGGACCGCATCGGCGGCTTCCTCGCCCTCAAGGACCGGCTCGCGGACGACTACGCGGTGGGCGAGGCCGTCCGCGCGCTCGGGCTCGGCGTGGCGGTGCCGCCCGACCTCGTGCTCGGCCACACCTGCGCGACCGCGAGCCTCGGCGCGCTGCTGCGCCAGGAGGTGCGCTGGGTGCGCACGATCCGCTCGGTCGACCCCACGGGCTTCCTCGGCTCGGTCGTCACCCACCCGATCCCGCTCGCGACGCTGGCCCTCGCCGCCTCGTGCTTCGCGCCGGCCCTCACGGGCGCGGCCCTGGCGATGCTGGGCGCCGCTGTGACATCGCGGCTACTGCTCCAGATTATCGTGAACCGGGCGCTGAACACCGGAACGAATGGCCTTATTGTCGGCCCCGTCCGCGACTACGCGGCTTTCCTGGTCTTCCTCCTCGGCTTCTGGCCCGGATCGATCGATTGGCGCGGGCATCGCTTCGCGTTGCAGACCGACGGCTCGATGACGGCGCCCCCCAAAGCAGGCTCTTGA
- the hpnJ gene encoding hopanoid biosynthesis associated radical SAM protein HpnJ produces MRTLFLQAPSFDGYDGGAGARYQMKREVKSFWYPTWLAQPAALVENSKLIDAPPHRLRWDDIAPQIKDYDLVVMHTSTPSFDQDIRTVRMLKDLKPDLKVGLVGAKVAVEPNQSLEACTALDFVAREEFDFTIKEVADGRDWSKIDGITYRNGSGVIVGNADRRILENMDELPFVTPVYKRDLQIENYFGGYLKHPYMSFYTGRGCKSRCTFCLWPQTVGGHNYRTRSIGHVMDELRYARAAFPQVKEFFFDDDTLTDNLPRVEALAKEIGKLGITWSCNAKANVPRETLKVLKDNGLRLLLVGYESGNQQILHNIKKGMRTEVARRFTKDCHELGIVIHGTFILGLPGETKETIEETINFAKEINPHTIQISLAAPYPGTYLYKQAKENGWLYDETQDLLTDGGTQIAPLSYPHLNHTEIFTSVEDFYRRFYFRAPKIASIVGEMVRSPEMMKRRLREGVEFFRFLRDRKEAA; encoded by the coding sequence ATGCGCACTCTGTTCCTCCAGGCTCCCTCCTTCGACGGCTACGACGGCGGCGCCGGCGCGCGCTACCAGATGAAGCGCGAGGTGAAGTCCTTCTGGTACCCGACCTGGCTCGCCCAGCCGGCCGCGCTGGTCGAGAACTCCAAGCTGATCGACGCGCCGCCCCACCGCCTGCGCTGGGACGACATCGCGCCCCAGATCAAGGACTACGACCTCGTGGTGATGCACACCTCGACGCCGTCCTTCGACCAGGACATCCGCACCGTGCGGATGCTCAAGGACCTCAAGCCCGACCTCAAGGTCGGCCTCGTCGGCGCCAAGGTCGCGGTCGAGCCAAACCAGAGCCTCGAAGCCTGCACGGCGCTCGACTTCGTGGCGCGCGAGGAGTTCGACTTCACCATCAAGGAGGTCGCCGACGGCCGCGACTGGTCCAAGATCGACGGCATCACCTACCGGAACGGCTCCGGCGTGATCGTCGGCAACGCCGACCGCCGCATCCTCGAGAACATGGACGAGCTGCCCTTCGTCACGCCCGTCTACAAGCGCGACCTGCAGATCGAGAACTACTTCGGCGGGTACCTCAAGCACCCCTACATGTCGTTCTACACGGGCCGCGGCTGCAAGAGCCGCTGCACCTTCTGCCTGTGGCCGCAGACCGTGGGCGGCCACAACTACCGCACCCGCTCGATCGGCCACGTGATGGACGAGCTTCGCTACGCGCGGGCCGCCTTCCCGCAGGTCAAGGAGTTCTTCTTCGACGACGACACGCTGACCGACAACCTGCCGCGCGTCGAGGCGCTGGCGAAGGAGATCGGCAAGCTCGGCATCACCTGGTCCTGCAACGCCAAGGCCAACGTGCCGCGCGAGACCCTCAAGGTGCTGAAGGACAACGGCCTGCGCCTGCTGCTCGTCGGCTACGAGTCCGGCAACCAGCAGATCCTGCACAACATCAAGAAGGGCATGCGCACCGAGGTGGCGCGCCGCTTCACCAAGGACTGCCACGAGCTCGGGATCGTCATCCACGGCACCTTCATCCTCGGCCTGCCGGGCGAGACGAAGGAGACGATCGAGGAGACGATCAACTTCGCCAAGGAGATCAACCCTCACACGATCCAGATCTCGCTGGCGGCGCCCTACCCCGGCACCTACCTCTACAAGCAGGCCAAGGAGAACGGCTGGCTCTACGACGAGACGCAGGACCTGCTGACGGACGGCGGCACGCAGATCGCCCCGCTGTCCTACCCGCACCTCAACCACACCGAGATCTTCACCTCGGTCGAGGACTTCTACCGGCGCTTCTACTTTCGCGCCCCGAAGATCGCCTCGATCGTCGGCGAGATGGTGCGGAGCCCCGAGATGATGAAGCGCCGCCTGCGCGAGGGCGTCGAGTTCTTCCGCTTCCTGCGCGACCGCAAGGAAGCCGCTTGA
- the hpnK gene encoding hopanoid biosynthesis-associated protein HpnK has protein sequence MPKHLIVTADDFGLSPQVNAAVERAHRDGILTAASLMVAAPAAVEAVAVARRNPGLRVGLHLALVEARPALPAAEVPSLVGPDGWFRRDTARFGAELFFSPRMRRQLLREVEAQFAAYAATGLPLDHVDAHQHFHLHPTVASAMIRVGRRHGMRSVRIPAEPAGIVRAVEPGSPRALPAVTAPWTRLLGARMRRAGCAVPAQVFGLSWTGAMTEARVAGLLDRLPDGVTEIYTHPALDGDYPGAALGYRYREELDALISPRVITAARRSGAALCGYGDLA, from the coding sequence ATGCCCAAGCACCTCATCGTCACCGCCGACGACTTCGGCCTCTCGCCCCAGGTGAACGCCGCGGTCGAGCGCGCCCACCGGGATGGGATCCTCACGGCCGCGAGCCTGATGGTGGCGGCGCCCGCGGCCGTCGAAGCGGTTGCGGTCGCGCGCCGCAACCCGGGGCTCCGTGTCGGCCTTCACCTCGCGCTCGTCGAGGCCCGCCCCGCCCTGCCGGCGGCGGAGGTGCCGAGTCTCGTCGGGCCGGACGGCTGGTTCCGGCGCGACACGGCGCGCTTCGGCGCCGAACTGTTCTTCTCACCCCGCATGCGCCGGCAGCTCCTCCGCGAGGTCGAGGCGCAGTTCGCCGCCTACGCGGCGACGGGCCTGCCGCTCGACCACGTCGACGCGCACCAGCACTTCCACCTGCACCCGACCGTGGCGTCGGCGATGATCCGGGTCGGGCGCCGCCACGGCATGCGCTCGGTCCGCATCCCGGCCGAGCCGGCGGGGATCGTGCGCGCCGTCGAGCCCGGCTCGCCCCGCGCGCTGCCGGCCGTCACGGCGCCGTGGACGCGGCTGCTCGGCGCGCGGATGCGGCGCGCCGGCTGCGCGGTGCCTGCCCAGGTCTTCGGCCTGTCCTGGACCGGAGCCATGACGGAAGCGCGGGTCGCCGGCCTGCTCGACAGGCTGCCCGACGGCGTCACCGAGATCTACACGCACCCGGCGCTCGACGGCGACTACCCCGGCGCGGCCCTCGGCTACCGCTACCGCGAGGAGCTCGACGCCCTGATCTCGCCGCGCGTGATCACGGCGGCGCGCCGGAGCGGGGCCGCGCTCTGCGGCTACGGCGATCTCGCCTGA
- the fghA gene encoding S-formylglutathione hydrolase translates to MSLDTVSETRCFGGRQVTFKHDSAATGTPMRVAVFLPPQAERGPVPVFWFLSGLTCTEDNFTQKAGAQRLAADLGLALVAPDTSPRGEGVPDDEAYDFGKGAGFYLDATEAPWSSNYRMRAYLEGELPELLGDALPLDMGRQGISGHSMGGHGSLTMALRDPDRFRAVSAFSPIVSPMNCPWGEKALSRYLGADRAAWRAYDACALIADGARLPEILVEQGTADPFLTEQLKPDLLEEACRGAGMALTLNRRNGYDHSYFFIASFIADHLRWHAARLGL, encoded by the coding sequence ATGAGCCTCGACACCGTGTCGGAAACCCGCTGCTTCGGCGGGCGGCAGGTCACCTTCAAGCACGACTCCGCCGCGACCGGCACGCCGATGCGGGTCGCCGTGTTCCTGCCCCCGCAGGCGGAGCGCGGACCGGTGCCGGTGTTCTGGTTCCTGTCCGGCCTCACCTGCACGGAGGACAACTTCACGCAGAAGGCCGGCGCGCAGCGCCTGGCGGCCGATCTCGGCCTCGCCCTGGTGGCGCCCGACACCAGCCCGCGCGGCGAGGGCGTGCCGGACGACGAGGCCTACGACTTCGGCAAGGGCGCCGGCTTCTACCTCGACGCCACGGAAGCGCCCTGGTCGTCGAACTACCGCATGCGCGCCTACCTCGAAGGCGAGTTGCCCGAGTTGCTCGGGGACGCGCTGCCGCTCGACATGGGCCGGCAGGGGATCTCCGGCCATTCGATGGGCGGGCACGGCTCGCTCACGATGGCGCTGCGCGACCCGGACCGCTTCCGCGCCGTGTCGGCCTTCTCGCCCATCGTGTCGCCGATGAACTGCCCCTGGGGCGAGAAGGCCCTGTCGCGCTACCTCGGCGCGGACCGCGCGGCCTGGCGCGCCTACGACGCCTGCGCCCTGATCGCCGACGGCGCCCGCCTGCCAGAGATCTTGGTCGAGCAGGGCACCGCCGACCCCTTCCTGACGGAACAGCTCAAGCCGGACCTGCTGGAGGAGGCCTGCCGCGGCGCCGGCATGGCGCTGACCCTGAACAGGCGAAACGGCTACGACCATTCCTACTTCTTCATCGCGAGCTTCATCGCCGACCACCTGCGCTGGCACGCGGCCCGGCTGGGTCTGTGA
- a CDS encoding DUF4142 domain-containing protein, with protein MKLATLAGALGLALLSSAALAQDPVYATPAGGTASPIDRQFAGRAAASNTFEIRSSQLALRKSRDPAVRDMARWMIQSHTAAERKLLGAASYADYLGGASPVETPMTADMLANLATLDGAAFDRAYVDDQVAGHAMTAQQMQDYAVQGSYAPLLRYEASTLPEVEDHLAHFRSLQAHMAPAPSDNM; from the coding sequence ATGAAACTCGCCACCCTGGCCGGCGCGCTCGGCCTCGCCCTCCTGTCCTCGGCCGCCCTCGCCCAGGATCCCGTCTACGCCACGCCGGCCGGCGGCACGGCCTCGCCGATCGACCGGCAGTTCGCCGGCCGGGCCGCGGCCTCGAACACCTTCGAGATCCGCTCGTCGCAGCTCGCCCTGCGCAAGAGCCGCGATCCCGCGGTGCGCGACATGGCGCGCTGGATGATCCAGAGCCACACGGCCGCGGAGCGCAAGCTGCTCGGCGCCGCGAGCTACGCCGATTACCTGGGCGGCGCCTCGCCGGTCGAGACGCCGATGACGGCCGACATGCTGGCCAACCTCGCCACCCTCGACGGCGCGGCCTTCGACAGGGCCTACGTCGACGACCAGGTGGCCGGGCACGCCATGACGGCGCAGCAGATGCAGGATTACGCCGTGCAGGGCAGCTACGCGCCGCTCCTGCGCTACGAAGCCTCGACGCTGCCCGAGGTCGAGGACCACCTCGCCCACTTCCGTTCCCTGCAGGCCCACATGGCGCCCGCGCCGTCCGACAACATGTGA
- a CDS encoding (2Fe-2S)-binding protein, translating to MSSSPASHPVGMVKIPVSFTLNGAPTTVELAPWTTLLDALRNHMGLTGTKKGCDHGQCGACTVLVDGQRINACLTLAVMKDGADIRTVEGLSEGGNLHPVQDAFIEYDAFQCGYCTPGQICSAIGLINEGHAHTAEEIREAMSGNICRCGAYPNIVEAVKHVVDAKAARHLEAAE from the coding sequence ATGAGCTCCTCACCCGCGTCCCATCCCGTCGGGATGGTGAAGATCCCCGTCAGCTTCACGCTGAACGGCGCGCCCACCACGGTCGAACTCGCCCCCTGGACGACGCTGCTCGACGCCCTGCGCAACCACATGGGCCTCACCGGCACCAAGAAGGGCTGCGACCACGGGCAGTGCGGCGCCTGCACGGTTCTGGTGGACGGCCAGCGCATCAACGCCTGCCTCACCCTCGCGGTGATGAAGGACGGCGCGGACATCCGCACGGTCGAGGGCCTGTCCGAGGGCGGCAACCTCCACCCCGTGCAGGACGCCTTCATCGAATACGACGCCTTCCAGTGCGGCTACTGCACGCCGGGGCAGATCTGCTCGGCCATCGGCCTGATCAACGAGGGCCACGCCCACACGGCGGAGGAGATCCGCGAGGCGATGAGCGGCAACATCTGCCGCTGCGGCGCCTACCCGAACATCGTCGAGGCCGTGAAGCACGTGGTCGACGCCAAGGCGGCCCGCCACCTGGAGGCCGCGGAATGA
- a CDS encoding FAD binding domain-containing protein, translating into MNRFEYVRATTVADALRAKAADSRSRFIAGGTNLLDLMKYDVERPTTVVDISRLPLTDIEEGADGGLRIGALVSNSRLAYDERVQARFPLLSSAILAGASAQLRNAASTGGNLLQRTRCYYFYDTGTPCNKREPGTGCPAVEGVNRIHAILGTSDKCIATHPSDMCVALAALGATVHVEGPSGARDIPFAEFHRLPGDTPQVETTLKSDEIIVSVDLPAQDYGAHHTYLKLRDRQSYAFALVSVAAALKLDGGTVTEARIALGGVAHKPWRDESAEAALVGRTAGVDSFAAVADQILAPAVGRSENGFKIGLARKAIIRALSQAAAGTPQSQVDKRVQ; encoded by the coding sequence ATGAACCGCTTCGAGTACGTCCGCGCCACCACGGTCGCCGATGCGCTGCGCGCCAAGGCGGCCGACTCGCGCTCGCGCTTCATCGCGGGCGGCACCAACCTGCTCGACCTGATGAAATACGACGTCGAGCGGCCCACCACGGTCGTCGACATCTCGCGCCTGCCGCTGACCGACATCGAAGAGGGAGCCGATGGCGGTCTGCGCATCGGCGCGCTCGTGTCGAACAGCCGGCTCGCCTACGACGAGCGCGTGCAGGCGCGCTTTCCGCTGCTGTCCTCGGCCATCCTGGCCGGCGCCTCGGCGCAGCTCCGCAACGCGGCCTCGACGGGCGGCAACCTGCTGCAGCGCACCCGCTGCTACTATTTTTACGACACCGGCACGCCCTGCAACAAGCGCGAGCCCGGCACGGGTTGCCCGGCCGTCGAGGGCGTGAACCGCATCCACGCCATCCTCGGCACGTCGGACAAGTGCATCGCCACCCACCCGTCCGACATGTGCGTGGCCCTGGCGGCGCTCGGCGCCACGGTGCATGTCGAGGGGCCGTCCGGCGCGCGCGACATCCCCTTCGCGGAGTTCCACCGCCTGCCCGGCGACACGCCGCAGGTGGAAACCACCCTGAAGTCCGACGAGATCATCGTCTCGGTCGACCTGCCGGCGCAGGACTACGGCGCGCACCACACCTACCTCAAGCTGCGCGACCGGCAGTCCTACGCCTTCGCGCTGGTGTCGGTCGCGGCGGCGTTGAAGCTCGACGGCGGCACCGTGACGGAGGCCCGCATCGCGCTCGGCGGCGTGGCCCACAAGCCCTGGCGCGACGAGTCGGCCGAGGCCGCCCTCGTCGGCCGGACTGCCGGCGTCGACAGCTTCGCGGCCGTCGCCGACCAGATCCTCGCGCCGGCGGTGGGCCGGAGCGAGAACGGCTTCAAGATCGGCCTCGCCCGCAAGGCCATCATCCGCGCCCTGTCCCAGGCGGCTGCCGGCACCCCGCAGTCCCAGGTCGACAAGCGCGTGCAGTGA